The Paenibacillus pabuli DNA segment TTTCTTGTGTCGCCATCGTACAAGTTTGAATATGATCGATGTACTCTTCTGCCACATCGATCACGTGAATATACATTTGTCCAATCGACCAAACGTCTTCCTGGGATTTATACCGCAACTGGTCTATCGTATATCCAGCCAGACTTCGCTTATATTGCTCGATAATAGCCAGGGAATCATTTTTTAACATACTGTTTTCACCCCATCACATCATAGTCGTTAAAGCACCTGCGCTATCTCCCAAATGTGCCCGAGGATCGGCAAAACAAGCCGTCCGCCGCCCCCAAGGACGCGTTATCGGCCCATTTAACAATGTAACGCCCCGCATTTCCAACTCGTTGCATACACGGTTAACGTCAGGCACTTGGATTGTAAACAGGAACCTTGCGCCATCCTCGACACGACCAAACTGAGCCGGATTAATCAATTCTCGGGCATTTGATTGATTTAAGAGGTTTATGCATGTATTTCCGTAATCAAATACTGCACAGTTTTCGTCTTCGTATTGGATTAATAGTTGAAACGACTCTTGGTAAAACGTCTTCGACCGCTGCAGATCTTCCACAAATAATGTGATTTCGGTAATTTTATTCGCCCAGCCAGTTGTCCCCACCTACATCCGCTCCTATCATTTATTAGTAAACTCTCGAATCATTCCGGTCGTTTGCTTGTTCGTTCCTTCTCTACTCTACATCCAGTAACTCAATTTCGCTTGGTTGGAATTTTCTGTATGAAATATGTGTTTCGACGTTCTTATCCAACTAACCTGCCCGTTAATTGAACAAAAGCAGCTGATCACAGGGATCAACTGCTTTCTTGGTTATTGAGCTATCGTTTCCCGTTAGCTTATTGGATCACTTTGTGGCTTTTATGCTACCCACTTAACCACTGTTTGGATTCAATTCTACAAGACACGAACATCACAACCGACGGAATTAACGATTAATATGACAACAATTTTGAGTGGCATCACTCTTTTGTGTTAATTATCGACGCGAACTTCCATACAAGCGCGGCCCTAAAGATCGTCCATCTGCAAAGTCGTAGCTACGACGAGTCGAATGAGATCCGTGATGACGTCGCCTGAGGCGAGGCGATCGGAACTAAGTCCGGGTCAGCCTTCCTCATCCCCACTCTTTTCATACTCTTTAGCGAGTCACCATATTCTTATTTCTTTGCCGTCTGAGCCTTTTTTAATTTATCAGCAACAGCCTGAGTGCTGGATTGAATAGCAGCTGTTGCTTTGTCTATGGTTTTCTTCCCGTTTACTACCTGTGTCAGTTCTTTAAGTAGAATTGAGCGGAATTTCAATTCAAAATTTGGTGACTTGTTCATGAGGACATAACTTGTTATCGATGAATTCAGATTAGGTTTTAATTTATAGAACGCATCCAACTTGTAACCAGAGTACTCCTTAATCATGCGAGAAAGAGGAGCACCGATACTATTATTCGAGCTATTGGGCTTATAGTATTCGGTAGCATAGTCCTCTCCATTGAAATATTTGATGAAATCCCAAGCAGTATCAACATGAGATGCACCTGCTGGAATCGCGAATATCTCATTAATGAAAACGTTCCCTGTTGACTCTCGATCCTTAGCCGCAGGGCCAGCAGCAATACCAAGCGTGAAAGATTTATAATTCTTCACTCCACTTTTTGCTGCTTGTAGGGACTGCAGCTGACTAATCGGGGCTACTATCATAGCTGATCGTCCCATAATGAATGAGCTGCTTTCCAAGTAACTTTTGCCCGACAGACTGATCCTTTCGTCTAGTACCCCGGACTTCGTTGCCTCGCTCGACAGACGATAGGCATTTTTCCACGCAGTTGTATTTGCAGTAACCTTTAGCGTACTTGGATCCATGTACGTTAACCCTTCTGTTCTGGCGATATCCATGACCAAATTGCTGGATCCAAAGGAGCTTAGACCCCAAATTCGGGAGTTCTTATCTCCCTTGGTAGGAAATTTCTTAGCAAGATTCAATATCTCTTCCCATGTCGTTCCATCACTTGGTGCCTTAACATTGTACTTTTTAAATAAATCAGCATTATACAGAAGAGCGTACGAATCAACTTTTGGGCTTAACCCATAAAGTTTGCCAGCGCCTTGTTCCTTCAATTCATCAAGCAAGCCAGGGTACAACGTTGTCGTGTCATACTTATCTCGCTTAATTAACGGTTCTAAATCGACCAGCTTTTTATCTTTAGACATTTGTTGGTACTCGTATGGGGGCAGCATAACAAGATCTGGTGAATACTTTTGGATAGCCCCGTTGTAATCCTTAATCGCTTCCATACCTGCAGGTGCAACTACTTCGATGTTTGTATTCGGGTACTTCTTACTAAATACATCTCCATACGTCCTTTTGAAATCGTCTTCGTTCCAATACAATACTTTTAAAGTACGTTTTGTATCAGATTCGTTAACCGAATTGGCGGAAACTTGCTTACCTGCACTAAAAACTGCTGGAATACCAATTAACATAACACTAAGACTAACAAGCATGGCCTTCTGTAATACATTGCGCTTCAAAAATAAAACCTCCACTCATTTGTTGTTCAAACGATTATTCGCTTGTGTTGAACTAAGTATAAATGCGAAAGCTTATCATCTGATTACCGAACTTCTTATCATTTCCTTAAATAATCCTGACGTTATTCAATGCATAGGAAATATCGCTTATAATGATCGTGCTGCTCTTCAATGTAAGAAAGATACAAGAATCAAGGGAGGATTTATGGCGGAAAGCACGATTTTGATGGTGGATGACGAAGAGGAAATTATCCATTTAATGAGTATTTATTTCAATAATGAAGGCTACAAGCTCCTACAAGCGTCGAACGGCTTGGAGGCGCTGAAGATTTTGCAATCTCAACAAATCGATTTAATTGTACTGGATCTAATGATGCCCAAGATGGACGGGGTGCAAGCATGTATGAAAATACGAGAAACGAATCCTATTCCCATCATCATGCTCTCGGCTAAAGGCCAAGATATTGATAAAATAGCAGGCCTAAGTATCGGCGCCGACGACTACGTAACCAAGCCATTCAACCCGCTCGAGCTGATTGCACGCATCAAGTCGCAGCTTCGAAGGATGAATCAGTTCAACACCGTTGCAGCTAACACAAACGAAATACATATCGAAAACATCATTATTAATATTGCGTCCCATACGGTAACAGTCGATCAGCAGGAAATCAGATTGACTCCCCGCCAATTCGCACTCCTTCGCATGCTGGCAGTCAATCGAGGGACGGTGCTGAGCATGGATCGCATCTACGAAGAGGTCTGGAACGAGCCCTTTATGGAGTCAAAAAATAGCGTCATGGTACATATCCGAAAGCTCCGTGAAAAGATCGAAACTAACCCGCGCGAACCACGGATCATCAAAACCGTGTGGGGAATTGGATATAAAATCGAAAGTGATTTAAAAGCTAGGGGTGAGTAAAATCCAACTACAGTGGCTGTATACGATTCGTTGGAGATTAATGCTGATTATGGTTGCAAGCCTGGCTCTAACAGGTGCATTTATTTTTTTCGGATATTTTATGGCGGGAGCGCTGCAAAAAATCAAATATGTGGATGTTCCGATCAATTGGAGCATTGAGCATGCCGGATCCTTTCGCGTAATGATCATAGCCGGTATCATTCTTTTTCCCATCAGCTTCTTCCTTGCAAGCTACCGTTTGGTTCAGGATTTGCGCGAAATCAACGCAGGGTTGCAGGAAATATCAGCAGGTCGGTTCGGGCATGTGGTAACCGTAAAGGGCAAGGATGAGTTAAGTGTTGTCGCAGAGAGTATCAATCAATTGAACAACGAATGGGATCATTATCTGGCGGAAATTACGCGCGGTTTAGAAGAAATTGCAAGCGGGCAGTTCGACCATCAAATTCCGGAAATTGCCGGTAATAAATTGGGCGAGGTCGCGCTCAGTATCAACCAGATGAGTATGCAGTTGAAGCATTCAATAGCGGAGGAACGAAAGGCGGAAAAGACCAAAAACGATTTAATTACCGGTGTATCGCATGACCTGCGCACTCCACTGACCTCGATTCTCGGATTTCTCGAAGTAATCCAGGAAGATCGATATCAGGATGAAGTGGAGATGCGTTATTATGTCAACATCGCGTATGAGAAATCTCTGGCGCTTCGGCGATTGATCGACGAACTGTTCGAATATACCCGAATCAACAACGGTATGCCTCTGGAACTGAGCGAGCTCGATATCGCCGGGTTAATCGGTCAGCTTGCCGAGGAATTTGTGCCGGCTACGGAGAACGAAGGCATGGAAATCAGGCTCAACATGCAGGAAGGACAATTTAAGATTCATGCAGACGGAGGATTGTTAGTACGGGCGTACGAGAATATCATTTCCAATGCCATCCAGTACGGGAAAGCGGGCAAATATATCGATATCGATATTACACAGGATAGAGATATGCTTGCCGTTCGAATCCAAAATTATGGAGAACCCATTCCGGAACGGGATTTGCCTTTTATCTTCGACCGCTTTTACCGGGTGGAGAGGTCAAGGTCTAAGCAGACCGGGGGTACGGGTCTTGGTTTGGCCATCACAAAAAGCATTGTCGAGGTACACGGAGGGTGCATTACGGCGCGCAGCAGCAGGAACGCAACCTCATTTGAGACACGCTTCTCAATTTCTGGCCTCAATCAGGCGTATGCGGCTGTCCCGGAAGCAGTTCATCATGAAATCGAGCAGATCCCGACAGCACTACCTGAACAAGGGCTGGTGCCGAAAAAAAGGCTACCTCTTCAAAAACGACACTTATTCCAAACTTGGGTAGCCGCAGTATCCATGATCGTGCTGCTCGTTCTTGCGTTGGTATTATTTAGTGTTAAGAATTCATTTACCTCCCCGCTCATGGCCAAGCTGGATTCCGTCTTCGAAGATAGCGATCCAGCGATGACGTCAACAAGCGGAAATAACGAGATGGCTTTAATAACGGGTAAAACAGACAAAGGCTATACACTTCTCATTCATGGCTACGTTTTCGACGGTCAGAGCCTAAGCATTCAATACTCAATGAAGCATTCTAACCAGATATCGGAGTCGCAGTGGGTGAAACAACAATCGGTCAAACCAACTTTTACCTTGGATGCTTCAACGATAAAGGCGGTTCCCGGCATCGCCACGGATTCAGGCGTAGTTTTGGCCAAAAACGGAACCATCAGATTTTATTTTATTGGGAGCTCGCCACCTCCAGACCATTTCCTGTTGAAAGTCAACGTATACCAGTTAATCCTATCCGATGGCCCAGGTCAGCAGGATCTGCTCTCCGGAGACTGGAGTTTCCAAATCCCTGTAGAGAAAAATTATAAACGAAAAGCCAATGGCCAAAGCGAGCCTTTGTAGAATTCACCAACTATAGTGGATATCGAGAAATGCAAGCTTCGCTTTAGCTTGAATCATTTTCAAACCTCCGAGCTTCGTATCTTACACTCTCCTGTCCATTAGTTGAACAAGCAGCCGATCACATTGATCGACTGCTTTCTTTGGTTATTCAGCAAGTCCCTGGAACGTGTTCCCGCGTGTCAGTACCTGGCTCTGATCTGCCCAGCGGATCTGAATCGAACGGGAAGTGAATAGATCGGGTCCGTCTGAAACTTGAAAGTGCAGGTGTGCTTCACTGGAGTTACCGGAATTACCAAGCTGCCCGATGAGGTCTCCCTGCTTGACTTTATCCCCAGTTTTGACTGCTACACTCCCTTCCTTAATATGTGCCGTAATGCTGTATTCCCCATTTCCATGATCGATCACTACAACATTCCCTGCCGGTTCTTCAGCGTTCATAACACCCGGCGTGTTATCCGGAATGTCATTTTTGACCTCGACAACCGTTCCATCTGCCGCTGCATAGAGCGGCTCACCAAAAGCATAATAGTTTTCGTTCACTGCAGCCTCGCCTTGATAACTTGAGTCTTCCTGCGTTCGAACGATGTCCAATGCGTAACGCTGCGTTTCATGCGCATAATGATAGTTGGACATCACATCGTTTCCTCCCCAGAATACAAACCATTTACCCTTCACAGGAAACTGAAATTCGGTTTTGGTAAACGCCTTGTCCGTCTCCTCATGCATTTCAAGCGGCTGGATCATCAGGCCGCTAATCTGATGATCTTTGGTAAAATAGGCTTGAATCCCCTTGGTGCCCGTCTGATCCTTCCAGGAACGCTCAACCAAGTTGTTCAATTTGGCTTCCGTAACCGGTTCCCAGGAAGTGACTCCCTCCATAAAGCTGTCGGTAGACGTTTTAAACTCGTCCAGCGATATCGCTTCCTGGAGTTCCGGACTCATCTGATTATACAAGTCCTCCTTCGAACCATTCATTAATGTATCTATGAAATTATCAGGTGTAATCATCGCGTCCTCCTCGGCTATATTCGTCTCTTCCTTATTGGTGACTTCCGCTGCTGGCACCGCACTGGAAGTCTGTTCTGCTGATGACTGTTCCCTCTGGCCAGATGATTCCGTAGTGCCGCAGGCAGACAGGAGCACACACGTACCCAGGGCCACTACAATCAGCTGCCAGCCCTTTCTTCCCCTTAATCTTTCATGCACCACATGTCCTGATGTCATAGAGCACTTTTCTGGAATGGACCATTTCGCCCGTTCCCTGCTTCCCATATTCATTCTATTCACTTCCCTGCACCCCTTCTGTAGAACAATTTCGTTCCATTCAAGTGTACAGAACCAATCTTACCCTCCGTCTAACCTACTCTTACGTCTATCATAACTTTGAGGGATACTGCTGCTTCATAATTAAGCTTCTGTTAAGGTAGTCGGCACCCTGCACAGCCCTTCTGAATGGTATGATAGACCTGATAGACCAACACAGCAGTTCATAACAGACAGCCAATGTATATATAAAAATCAGGGAGGATCTCTTACGTCATGGATGAAGTTTCAATCCTGCTTGTTGATGATGAACAGGCGATTTTACATATGTTAAAAACGGTACTGCTCAAAGAGCAATTCGTGGACATCGACACGGTCACCACAGGTGAGGAAGCGATTGCCGCATGTGAAAACAAAACCTATCACTGCATCGTGCTGGACGTCATGCTGCCAGGCCGAAGCGGGCTGGAAATCTGCCCTTTTCTGCGGCAATTGACGGATGCCCCCATTCTCTTTTTAACTGCCAAAACAACCGATTATGACAAGCTTACCGGCTTCGCGGTTGGCGGAGACGATTATGTTGTTAAACCGTTTAATCCACTGGAAGTGGTCGCGCGGATCAAATCACTGCTGAAACGGTATTTGCCCAGACAGACGGAATCAGCCAAGCTGCCTTCACATTATGACGCAACTCCGTCATCCTCTCCCCCGCAGGAAGGGGTCTATGATTACGGACGCTTTCAGTTGGTGGAGCAAGCCGGTGAACTCAGGGTCGAAGGTCAACGGGTAGGATGCCCTGCTCTGGTGTATCAGCTGCTGCTCTTTTTCTGCAAACATCCCAATCGAATCTTCACCAAGTCCGAATTGTATGAGCGGGTATGGGAATCGGAGGCCATTCGTGATGACAACACCGTCATGGTTCATATTCACCGGATTCGTGAGCGTATTGAAGCCGATCCCTCTAAGCCTGAACTGCTGGTGAATGTCCGTGGTTTGGGGTATAAGCTCATTCAGCCCGATGCAGAGCTCCAAAGATGAGTATACGGCGCAGATTGATGACACGATTCATTGGCATGCTTGCCGGTGCTGTGATTCTGATTTTGGTCCTCGGTGGCAGTATCGCCTATTGGGTCATCCAGCAGTTGAATGAGGTAAGCCTTGTTGAAGATTTCGCTACTGTCGGGCTCGATCAACTGATCAGTACAGCAGAGATCTTGCCGGACGGCACGGTTCGATATGATCCCGAGCTGCTGAAGCGTGTGGAAGAGAACAATGGCTGGCTTCAGGTTCTCGATGAGCATGGTCATGTGCTGGATGCATTCCATACCCCTTCCGATGTCCCGAACCACTATAAACCGGGAGAGCTTCTATCCTATTGGCAGGGGAAAGAACCCTTTCCCTATCAGCTCTATCTGCTTATCCGGGAGAGAAAAGGGATCAACTTCACCCTATTGTACGGGGAGAGCAATCAGGCGGTAACGATTTTGGATCAAGCCTACACTGTGGGCCGTTACGCGAATAACAAGCTTGAACTGCCTTCCGATCAACAGGACATCATTCGCTCGGCGGACGCGCATCTTCAGATTTTGGATGATAAGGGGCATGTACTTACTTCTTTCAACAAGCCCGCAGTAGGTACTCCGGACAGCTACAGCATTCAGGACCTTATTCTGCGCACACGATACCCCACCAGGTATGGAATGACTACGCTGACCATCTATGATGAGCAGGATGAAAGAACCTGGATGCTGAGTGTTCCTCTTGCGAGCAGTCCGGTAGAAGTAAACGAAAATCCCTTCAGTTTTATTTTGGGTCCCGCGTTGATTGCACTTTTGATATCCATCATTAGTTTGCTTGTGCTGCTTGCACTCTGGTATGCCAACCGTTTCGGTTATCCCATGCTGCATATGCTTCAATGGCTGCAGCGGCTTGAACGCGGACACTACGAGGAACCGGCAGGTACACGCGGCAAGCCACGCAGCCAGAAACGTAACGGAAAATGGCGGCAAAAATATCGGGTATATGCGGAAGTATTACACTCCATCCAGTCGTTATCCAATACGCTTAAACGGGATGAAGAACTCCGCAGACAGACCAACTCTCTGCGCGAAGAATGGATTGCGGGTATAACCCATGATCTGAAAACGCCCCTATCCTCCATCCAGGGATATGCACATATGCTGGAAGCAGAGAAATATAACTGGACTTCGGAAGAAGTGAGAGAATTCGCGGGCATTATGCTGGACAAATCCATGTACATGGACCGGCTGGTGAACGACCTGTCCATGACCTATCGTCTGCGCAGCGGTGGATACCAGCCAGCTGTGGAACCAACAGACGTAAATACGTTACTACAAAATCTCGTTCATCGCGCCGAACGCAACCCGGCTTATGGGGAAGGCCGCATCACGTTTCAACCTGCATCGGTTCCGGTGAACGGTCATGTGCATATCCCTTCATTTGAACGAATCGTGGATAATCTAACCGCCAACGCCCTGCTGCATAACCCACCCGAGACGAAGCTGATCGTGAGTGTTCAGCCAGGTGAACAGGCAGGTGATTTCATGGTTCTATTTGCCGACAATGGACGCGGGATGAACCAGGAGACGGTATGGAAGCTGTTCGAACGATACTATCGCGGGACGGATACGGCGACATCCGATGTTGGCTCAGGCCTCGGCATGGCGGTAACCAAAGGGCTGATTGAGGCCATGAAAGGCCGAATCGAGGTTCAATCCTACCCCGATCAGGGAACCACCATACGTTTGATATGGGATCATCATTCGGATGAGACTAAATAAAACTCCGCTTGACCTTTTTATTTTCAGTCTATATAATCGACACTCAATAACACCTGTTCCAAAATATTGATATGGACCTTGAGTTCATTTCATATCCATTTGAATGACCATAACTTTGCATATTGGCGATGACCAGAGACATGATTTCGTTTGCGTGCTGCCCAGAGAGAGAAGGGATTGGTGAGACCTTCTTCAGCGAACGGAGCGGAATTACCCCTCTGCAGCCGTGGCCTCGAACCTCAGCCTGACGGACTTCCCATGGAAGCAGAGTCCGGTTGTCAGTAGAGTTCACCGCCTGATCCCCGATAACGGATTCCAATGAGGGTTATGATGTTTCCTGTTTTGCGGCGGCTGGCCGATTCAGGGGATACTCATAACCAAATTAGGGTGGAACCACGAGCTGAGCGCACTCGTCCCTTTTCCGGGACGGGTGTTTTTTGCGCTTCAAATTTAAACAATGGAGAGTGGTTCGCATGAGTAATCAGCAAGGTAACCCTATTGAAATTCGACTTCAAGGCGGAGCAGTTCGTTCGTACGAGGCAGGCGTAAGTGTCGGAGAAGTGGCTTCGTCCATCAGCACTAGCTTGGGCAAACAGGCCATCGGAGGCATTGTGAACGGGGCAAACGTCGATCTGGACACGAAGCTGGAACAGGACTGTGAACTCGTCATCGTTACACTGGACAGCGAGGAAGGACTGTACCGTTATCGACACAGTACTGCGCATGTCCTCGCCCAGGCACTCAAGCGTATCTATGGTGCGGAACAAGTCAAACTGGGGATTGGCCCCGTCATTGAAGATGGCTTTTATTACGATGTGGATCTGGAGCATGCCTTGTCCATCAGTGATCTGGCTGCCATCGAACGGGAAATGAACAAAATTGTGCAGGAAAATGAGAAGATTAGCCGCCGGGTGGTTAGCCGTGCGGAAGCCCTTCGCTTGTTCGAAGAAATTCAGGACCCCTATAAACTTGAACTGATTCGTGATTTGCCGCAGGATGCGGAACTTTCGATCTATGATCAAGGGGAATTTTTCGATCTGTGCCGGGGTCCCCATCTTCCGTCCACTGGCCGAATCAAAGCCTTCAAGCTGCTGAATGTTGCAGGGGCTTATTGGCGGGGTGATTCGAACAACAAAATGCTGCAGCGAATCTATGGCACTGCCTTCCCAAGCAAAGCACAGCTGGACGATCACCTGCACATGCTGGAGGAAGCGAAGAAACGGGATCACCGCAAACTCGGCAAAGAGCTGGATCTGTTCATGTTCTCGGAGGAAGCGCCGGGCATGCCCTTCTATCTCCCGAAAGGCATGACAATTCGTACGGAGCTGGAGCAATTCTCACGCGAGCTGCAGCTGCAGGAAGGTTATCAGGAGGTTCGGACTCCGCTGATGATGAACAATCGTCTGTGGGAGCAATCGGGGCATTGGGAGCACTATAAGGACAATATGTATTTCTCAGAAGTGGACGACGCTACGTTTGCACTGAAGCCGATGAACTGCCCGGGTCATATGCTGATTTTCAAAAATACACTTCATTCCTACCGCGAGCTTCCCATTCGCATGATGGAGTTCGGCCAAGTTCACCGTCATGAATTCTCGGGTGCCCTGAACGGCATGATGCGGGTACGGACATTTTGTCAGGACGATGCTCACCTCTACGTTATGCCGGAACAGATCGAGGAAGAAATCAACCAGGCGATATCCCTGATCGGACGCATGTACGATATTTTTGGATTCGAATACACAATTGAGCTGTCCACTCGTCCCGAAGACTCCATGGGCTCGGAAGAGCTGTGGGATCAGGCTGAACGTGCCCTGCAAAATGTGCTGGACCGGCGCGGCGTGAAATACCGCATCAACGAAGGAGACGGAGCCTTTTATGGACCCAAAATTGACTTCCATATTCTTGATGCACTGAAACGCAGCTGGCAGTGCGGAACAATCCAGCTTGATTTTCAAATGCCGGAAAAATTCGACCTCACTTACGTTGGCGAGGACAGCCTGAAACACCGTCCGGTCGTGATTCATCGTGCCATCTACGGCTCTATTGATCGCTTCATTGGCATTCTGACTGAGCACTATGCCGGTGCGTTTCCACTCTGGCTCGCTCCGGTTCAGGTGAAGCTGCTCCCGGTATCCGACCATTATGCGGATTATGCCCTGCAGGTTCAGAGTCAATTACGAGCAGCAGGCATTCGGGTTGAAACGGATTTGCGCAGCGAGAAGCTCGGGTACAAAATCCGTGAAGCTCAGATGGAAAAAGTGCCTTACTCGCTTGTACTCGGAGAAAATGAGAAAAACGCCCTGTCCGCCTCTGTCCGCGCATACGGCCAGGGAGATCAGGGCATTCAGAGCATTGAAGCATTTATCCAAGGGATACACGAGGCCGTAAAAGCCAAAGT contains these protein-coding regions:
- a CDS encoding VOC family protein, which gives rise to MGTTGWANKITEITLFVEDLQRSKTFYQESFQLLIQYEDENCAVFDYGNTCINLLNQSNARELINPAQFGRVEDGARFLFTIQVPDVNRVCNELEMRGVTLLNGPITRPWGRRTACFADPRAHLGDSAGALTTMM
- a CDS encoding ABC transporter substrate-binding protein encodes the protein MKRNVLQKAMLVSLSVMLIGIPAVFSAGKQVSANSVNESDTKRTLKVLYWNEDDFKRTYGDVFSKKYPNTNIEVVAPAGMEAIKDYNGAIQKYSPDLVMLPPYEYQQMSKDKKLVDLEPLIKRDKYDTTTLYPGLLDELKEQGAGKLYGLSPKVDSYALLYNADLFKKYNVKAPSDGTTWEEILNLAKKFPTKGDKNSRIWGLSSFGSSNLVMDIARTEGLTYMDPSTLKVTANTTAWKNAYRLSSEATKSGVLDERISLSGKSYLESSSFIMGRSAMIVAPISQLQSLQAAKSGVKNYKSFTLGIAAGPAAKDRESTGNVFINEIFAIPAGASHVDTAWDFIKYFNGEDYATEYYKPNSSNNSIGAPLSRMIKEYSGYKLDAFYKLKPNLNSSITSYVLMNKSPNFELKFRSILLKELTQVVNGKKTIDKATAAIQSSTQAVADKLKKAQTAKK
- a CDS encoding response regulator transcription factor; amino-acid sequence: MAESTILMVDDEEEIIHLMSIYFNNEGYKLLQASNGLEALKILQSQQIDLIVLDLMMPKMDGVQACMKIRETNPIPIIMLSAKGQDIDKIAGLSIGADDYVTKPFNPLELIARIKSQLRRMNQFNTVAANTNEIHIENIIINIASHTVTVDQQEIRLTPRQFALLRMLAVNRGTVLSMDRIYEEVWNEPFMESKNSVMVHIRKLREKIETNPREPRIIKTVWGIGYKIESDLKARGE
- a CDS encoding sensor histidine kinase, yielding MSKIQLQWLYTIRWRLMLIMVASLALTGAFIFFGYFMAGALQKIKYVDVPINWSIEHAGSFRVMIIAGIILFPISFFLASYRLVQDLREINAGLQEISAGRFGHVVTVKGKDELSVVAESINQLNNEWDHYLAEITRGLEEIASGQFDHQIPEIAGNKLGEVALSINQMSMQLKHSIAEERKAEKTKNDLITGVSHDLRTPLTSILGFLEVIQEDRYQDEVEMRYYVNIAYEKSLALRRLIDELFEYTRINNGMPLELSELDIAGLIGQLAEEFVPATENEGMEIRLNMQEGQFKIHADGGLLVRAYENIISNAIQYGKAGKYIDIDITQDRDMLAVRIQNYGEPIPERDLPFIFDRFYRVERSRSKQTGGTGLGLAITKSIVEVHGGCITARSSRNATSFETRFSISGLNQAYAAVPEAVHHEIEQIPTALPEQGLVPKKRLPLQKRHLFQTWVAAVSMIVLLVLALVLFSVKNSFTSPLMAKLDSVFEDSDPAMTSTSGNNEMALITGKTDKGYTLLIHGYVFDGQSLSIQYSMKHSNQISESQWVKQQSVKPTFTLDASTIKAVPGIATDSGVVLAKNGTIRFYFIGSSPPPDHFLLKVNVYQLILSDGPGQQDLLSGDWSFQIPVEKNYKRKANGQSEPL
- a CDS encoding M23 family metallopeptidase — translated: MNMGSRERAKWSIPEKCSMTSGHVVHERLRGRKGWQLIVVALGTCVLLSACGTTESSGQREQSSAEQTSSAVPAAEVTNKEETNIAEEDAMITPDNFIDTLMNGSKEDLYNQMSPELQEAISLDEFKTSTDSFMEGVTSWEPVTEAKLNNLVERSWKDQTGTKGIQAYFTKDHQISGLMIQPLEMHEETDKAFTKTEFQFPVKGKWFVFWGGNDVMSNYHYAHETQRYALDIVRTQEDSSYQGEAAVNENYYAFGEPLYAAADGTVVEVKNDIPDNTPGVMNAEEPAGNVVVIDHGNGEYSITAHIKEGSVAVKTGDKVKQGDLIGQLGNSGNSSEAHLHFQVSDGPDLFTSRSIQIRWADQSQVLTRGNTFQGLAE
- a CDS encoding response regulator transcription factor, which codes for MDEVSILLVDDEQAILHMLKTVLLKEQFVDIDTVTTGEEAIAACENKTYHCIVLDVMLPGRSGLEICPFLRQLTDAPILFLTAKTTDYDKLTGFAVGGDDYVVKPFNPLEVVARIKSLLKRYLPRQTESAKLPSHYDATPSSSPPQEGVYDYGRFQLVEQAGELRVEGQRVGCPALVYQLLLFFCKHPNRIFTKSELYERVWESEAIRDDNTVMVHIHRIRERIEADPSKPELLVNVRGLGYKLIQPDAELQR
- a CDS encoding sensor histidine kinase, translated to MSIRRRLMTRFIGMLAGAVILILVLGGSIAYWVIQQLNEVSLVEDFATVGLDQLISTAEILPDGTVRYDPELLKRVEENNGWLQVLDEHGHVLDAFHTPSDVPNHYKPGELLSYWQGKEPFPYQLYLLIRERKGINFTLLYGESNQAVTILDQAYTVGRYANNKLELPSDQQDIIRSADAHLQILDDKGHVLTSFNKPAVGTPDSYSIQDLILRTRYPTRYGMTTLTIYDEQDERTWMLSVPLASSPVEVNENPFSFILGPALIALLISIISLLVLLALWYANRFGYPMLHMLQWLQRLERGHYEEPAGTRGKPRSQKRNGKWRQKYRVYAEVLHSIQSLSNTLKRDEELRRQTNSLREEWIAGITHDLKTPLSSIQGYAHMLEAEKYNWTSEEVREFAGIMLDKSMYMDRLVNDLSMTYRLRSGGYQPAVEPTDVNTLLQNLVHRAERNPAYGEGRITFQPASVPVNGHVHIPSFERIVDNLTANALLHNPPETKLIVSVQPGEQAGDFMVLFADNGRGMNQETVWKLFERYYRGTDTATSDVGSGLGMAVTKGLIEAMKGRIEVQSYPDQGTTIRLIWDHHSDETK
- the thrS gene encoding threonine--tRNA ligase; translated protein: MSNQQGNPIEIRLQGGAVRSYEAGVSVGEVASSISTSLGKQAIGGIVNGANVDLDTKLEQDCELVIVTLDSEEGLYRYRHSTAHVLAQALKRIYGAEQVKLGIGPVIEDGFYYDVDLEHALSISDLAAIEREMNKIVQENEKISRRVVSRAEALRLFEEIQDPYKLELIRDLPQDAELSIYDQGEFFDLCRGPHLPSTGRIKAFKLLNVAGAYWRGDSNNKMLQRIYGTAFPSKAQLDDHLHMLEEAKKRDHRKLGKELDLFMFSEEAPGMPFYLPKGMTIRTELEQFSRELQLQEGYQEVRTPLMMNNRLWEQSGHWEHYKDNMYFSEVDDATFALKPMNCPGHMLIFKNTLHSYRELPIRMMEFGQVHRHEFSGALNGMMRVRTFCQDDAHLYVMPEQIEEEINQAISLIGRMYDIFGFEYTIELSTRPEDSMGSEELWDQAERALQNVLDRRGVKYRINEGDGAFYGPKIDFHILDALKRSWQCGTIQLDFQMPEKFDLTYVGEDSLKHRPVVIHRAIYGSIDRFIGILTEHYAGAFPLWLAPVQVKLLPVSDHYADYALQVQSQLRAAGIRVETDLRSEKLGYKIREAQMEKVPYSLVLGENEKNALSASVRAYGQGDQGIQSIEAFIQGIHEAVKAKV